In a genomic window of Sporosarcina trichiuri:
- a CDS encoding SDR family oxidoreductase — MSENKYEKIDEQVKPQTQEQQPGVEEEMSPQPIYDDENYKGSGKLKGKKALISGGDSGIGRAVAVAFAKEGADVAIAYLSEDEDVDADKTVKLIEQYGGKAWKRRIDISDEENCETLIEDVVKEFGGLDVLVNNAGKQFPQKSLLDISGDQLRETFDTNFFGLFFLTRAALPHLKEGASIVNTSSVTAYNGSPGLLDYSATKGAITTFTRSLALNLAEKKIRVNAVAPGPIWTPLIPSTFDAKTVEAHGSDTPMKRRGEPAENAPAYVFLASDDASYMTGQTIHVDGGDYVGS; from the coding sequence ATGTCTGAGAACAAATATGAAAAGATCGATGAACAGGTGAAACCCCAGACGCAGGAACAGCAGCCCGGTGTCGAAGAAGAGATGTCACCCCAGCCGATCTACGACGATGAAAACTACAAAGGTTCCGGAAAGCTGAAAGGGAAAAAAGCGCTGATCAGCGGCGGTGACAGCGGAATCGGACGTGCCGTGGCCGTTGCGTTCGCGAAAGAAGGGGCGGATGTCGCCATCGCCTATCTGAGCGAGGACGAAGACGTCGATGCCGACAAGACGGTCAAACTGATCGAGCAGTATGGCGGGAAAGCATGGAAGAGGCGCATCGATATCAGTGACGAGGAAAACTGCGAGACGCTTATCGAGGATGTCGTCAAAGAGTTCGGCGGTCTTGATGTGCTGGTCAACAATGCAGGAAAACAGTTCCCGCAGAAATCGCTGCTCGATATTTCAGGCGACCAGCTCCGGGAAACGTTCGACACGAACTTCTTCGGACTGTTCTTCTTGACGCGCGCCGCACTCCCTCACTTGAAAGAAGGCGCATCGATCGTGAATACGTCATCCGTGACCGCCTATAACGGATCCCCGGGACTGCTCGATTATTCGGCGACCAAAGGGGCGATCACGACATTCACACGCTCCCTCGCGCTCAACCTCGCGGAGAAGAAGATCCGCGTGAATGCAGTGGCACCGGGCCCGATCTGGACACCGCTCATCCCGTCGACATTCGACGCAAAGACAGTGGAGGCCCACGGCAGCGACACGCCGATGAAACGGCGTGGTGAACCGGCCGAAAACGCACCGGCCTACGTGTTCCTCGCCTCCGATGATGCCAGCTACATGACCGGCCAGACGATCCACGTCGACGGCGGCGACTACGTCGGCTCATAA
- a CDS encoding glycosyltransferase family 2 protein, which yields MNRRLIILLTTAFLFIVLLVVAAVFNVKLLLFFTTALFLLLLGYYSMLTIAGLYNRLKGQEIPELAEYPSVDILIPAHNEGVVIQDTIEAMTRLNYPGNLQIYVLNDNSSDETGDIAEDFAATFTNVHHILVPPGEPKGKSRVLNYGLSISGGTYYCVYDADNQPDPEALVKLVAVAESNPKSAGAVGYVRTVNEQANWLTRMISIEFQVFQLLMQSGRWQLFKTGSLTGTNMLVRRSVIEELGGYDPYAIAEDAELTLRITKAGYYLPIVPDSITWEQEPETLGVYLKQRTRWLQGNLYIVEKTLTEPGYFKGKLLVHSIHQLLVYVVFWLFLVISYIWFILGLLDIFYIEYTYPLLFIWYLAYIVYTTQLFAAQATQRTFTPLNVFISVIMYFTYAQLFSYLFVRSLILYVKAKKNRQIIGWDKTERFKQK from the coding sequence ATGAACAGACGTCTGATCATCCTGCTGACGACCGCCTTCCTGTTCATCGTTTTGCTGGTTGTCGCGGCTGTGTTCAACGTAAAGCTGCTGCTGTTCTTCACGACGGCGCTGTTCCTGCTGCTGCTCGGGTATTACTCCATGCTGACGATTGCGGGTCTCTACAACCGGCTGAAGGGGCAGGAGATTCCGGAGCTCGCCGAGTATCCAAGTGTCGATATACTGATTCCTGCGCATAACGAAGGGGTCGTCATCCAGGACACAATCGAAGCGATGACCCGGCTGAACTATCCAGGCAATCTGCAGATCTACGTACTGAACGACAATTCGTCCGATGAAACCGGAGACATCGCCGAGGACTTCGCGGCTACATTCACCAACGTCCATCATATACTCGTGCCGCCCGGCGAACCGAAAGGGAAGTCCAGGGTGCTCAACTATGGATTGAGCATTTCCGGCGGGACCTACTACTGCGTATACGATGCCGACAATCAGCCGGATCCGGAAGCGCTCGTCAAGCTTGTCGCCGTAGCCGAAAGCAATCCGAAGTCTGCCGGCGCGGTCGGCTATGTCCGGACGGTCAACGAGCAGGCGAACTGGCTGACACGGATGATCTCGATCGAGTTCCAGGTGTTCCAGCTGCTCATGCAGTCGGGCCGCTGGCAGCTGTTCAAGACCGGCTCGCTGACGGGGACCAACATGCTTGTCCGGCGGTCCGTCATCGAGGAACTCGGCGGGTATGATCCGTATGCGATCGCAGAAGATGCAGAACTGACGCTGCGGATCACGAAAGCGGGCTACTACCTGCCGATCGTCCCGGACTCCATTACGTGGGAACAGGAACCGGAAACGCTCGGCGTCTATTTGAAACAGCGGACCCGCTGGCTGCAGGGGAACCTGTACATCGTCGAGAAGACGCTGACGGAACCCGGTTATTTCAAAGGCAAGCTGCTCGTCCATTCCATCCATCAGCTGCTCGTCTATGTCGTGTTTTGGCTGTTTCTCGTCATCTCGTATATCTGGTTCATCCTAGGCCTGCTCGATATTTTCTACATCGAATACACCTACCCGCTGCTGTTCATCTGGTATCTGGCGTACATCGTCTACACGACGCAGCTGTTCGCAGCGCAAGCGACACAGCGGACATTCACACCGCTCAATGTGTTCATCAGCGTCATCATGTATTTCACGTATGCGCAGCTGTTTTCGTACCTGTTCGTTCGGAGTCTCATTCTGTATGTCAAGGCCAAAAAGAACCGGCAGATCATCGGCTGGGACAAAACGGAACGCTTCAAACAGAAGTGA
- a CDS encoding sensor domain-containing protein, which produces MTTLHEQHDLDMPDVRHSLDHYYMVTQTDAEGLVLSVNKNFLNVSNWTPKRVLGKTIWQLFDEDEKAQNTIHHIWTQLQSGKTWFGTAQKQKRTGEPYFTNMLAVPSMEEDGSLARALFLELDITEDIRLKERLEQIAFIDIETGLMSRHKLESLVNDMIREEKSFSFVYLSIDHYYTLKELQNGTDETELTQAFANRMKRYFQDNPIARIGSSQFVILTPFGDWYVQGFLDFLEQQPLYIGSEALPLSISGGIVRYPEDQKSYVTLLEAAVMTLDEVRKQGGGKIVSLSATSHKVLNRRSLINRKLLTALDHKALEVAFQPQYDVASKQVKVYEALVRWEDEELGTVSPDELIPIAESNGLIANIGEYVLSEAARLAVRLEEQEGSPHVSVNTSVREFSNHPMKENMLSILQTEGCRPGQLELEITEKFAFRAEEEQSIIQQMKELQDAGVNFILDDFGTGYASFRYMQYLPISKVKIDKVYMNSLVSHPKTQQLVEGMIQFSKTMGLYTIAEGVETQAQFDLLVSMGIDAVQGYYIGAPVPAEKLHLRN; this is translated from the coding sequence ATGACCACCTTACACGAACAGCATGATCTGGATATGCCTGACGTCCGGCACAGTCTCGATCATTACTATATGGTAACCCAAACAGATGCGGAAGGTCTCGTACTTTCTGTAAATAAAAACTTTCTGAATGTAAGCAATTGGACTCCGAAGCGGGTTCTTGGGAAAACGATCTGGCAGCTGTTCGATGAAGACGAAAAAGCGCAGAACACGATCCACCACATATGGACACAGCTGCAATCGGGGAAAACGTGGTTCGGCACGGCACAGAAACAGAAACGGACCGGCGAACCGTACTTCACGAACATGCTGGCCGTACCGTCGATGGAGGAGGACGGCAGTCTGGCGCGTGCGCTGTTCCTCGAACTCGACATCACGGAAGACATCCGGCTGAAAGAGCGGCTCGAGCAGATTGCTTTCATCGATATCGAAACCGGTCTCATGAGCCGCCACAAACTGGAATCGCTTGTCAATGACATGATCCGGGAAGAGAAGAGCTTCTCCTTCGTCTACCTGTCCATCGATCATTATTACACATTGAAAGAGCTGCAGAACGGGACGGATGAAACGGAACTCACACAGGCATTCGCAAACCGCATGAAGCGCTATTTCCAGGACAATCCGATCGCACGCATCGGCAGCAGCCAGTTCGTCATACTGACACCGTTCGGGGACTGGTACGTCCAGGGCTTCCTCGACTTCCTGGAACAGCAGCCGCTCTATATCGGAAGTGAAGCGCTGCCGCTGTCGATCAGCGGGGGCATCGTCCGGTATCCGGAAGACCAGAAAAGCTACGTCACCCTGCTCGAAGCGGCAGTGATGACGCTCGACGAAGTGCGGAAGCAGGGCGGCGGCAAGATCGTGTCCCTGTCGGCAACGTCGCACAAAGTGCTGAACCGCCGGTCGCTCATCAACCGGAAACTGCTGACAGCGCTCGATCACAAGGCGCTCGAAGTCGCGTTCCAGCCCCAGTACGATGTGGCGTCAAAGCAGGTCAAGGTCTACGAAGCACTTGTCCGCTGGGAGGATGAGGAACTCGGCACTGTCTCGCCGGATGAACTGATCCCGATCGCCGAATCGAATGGCCTGATCGCCAATATCGGCGAATATGTCCTGTCGGAAGCAGCCCGTCTTGCCGTGAGGCTTGAGGAACAGGAAGGCAGCCCGCATGTGTCTGTCAACACGTCGGTGCGCGAATTCTCGAACCATCCTATGAAGGAAAACATGCTCAGCATCCTGCAGACTGAAGGATGCCGGCCGGGCCAGCTGGAACTCGAGATCACCGAAAAATTCGCCTTCCGGGCCGAAGAGGAACAGTCCATCATCCAGCAGATGAAGGAACTGCAGGATGCCGGTGTGAACTTCATCCTCGATGATTTCGGGACCGGCTACGCCTCGTTCCGCTACATGCAGTACTTGCCGATCTCCAAAGTGAAGATCGACAAAGTGTACATGAACAGCCTCGTGAGTCATCCGAAGACGCAGCAGCTCGTCGAAGGGATGATCCAGTTCAGCAAGACGATGGGCCTGTACACGATTGCGGAAGGCGTCGAGACGCAGGCCCAGTTCGACCTGCTCGTCTCGATGGGGATCGATGCGGTCCAGGGATACTATATCGGTGCGCCTGTTCCTGCAGAGAAGCTGCATCTCCGCAACTAA